A single Caldilineales bacterium DNA region contains:
- a CDS encoding gluconokinase — MSAMKTTPAEPPYILALDIGSSSVRALLFDRQGATVEVVEGRQAVIARTSPPGAHEFDPDELLERIFACLDQALAQAGPLAGAIVGVGVATFANNIFGLDAAGRAIFPLTTYADARAAGEVPGLRADCDETETHQRTGCRFHPSYLPARLRWLHRSDPARFAQVARWLSIGEYLELRLFGETAVSYYVASWTGLLDRRQLIWDAPLLSQSPISNLHLSPLTDFNRPRFDLRPAFAARWPALTHVPWFPAIGDGAAANIGSGATGPSRVALTVGTTAALRVVLETDIPTLPPGLWCYRVDRRRSLPGGALTEGGNVYAWMGESLQLGDREAVESALSALPPDGHGLTILPFFSGERAPGWAGDARATIHGLTLGTTPLDILRAGMEAVAYRIALVYDMLASLLPGEAQIIASGGALAASLTWLQIMADALGRPITLSQAAEATARGVALLALAALGLLPGLAAAPDLLGPTCAPDPERHALYRRAIARQQDLYARLVR, encoded by the coding sequence ATGTCCGCCATGAAGACGACGCCGGCAGAGCCTCCCTACATCCTCGCCCTCGACATCGGCTCTTCCTCGGTGCGGGCGCTGCTGTTCGACCGCCAGGGCGCCACGGTGGAGGTGGTGGAAGGCCGGCAGGCTGTGATCGCCCGCACCTCTCCGCCCGGCGCCCATGAATTCGACCCCGACGAGCTGCTCGAACGCATCTTCGCCTGCCTCGACCAGGCCCTCGCCCAGGCCGGGCCGTTGGCCGGCGCGATCGTTGGCGTCGGCGTAGCCACTTTTGCCAACAACATCTTCGGTCTCGACGCCGCCGGCCGCGCCATTTTTCCACTGACCACCTATGCCGATGCCCGCGCCGCTGGCGAAGTCCCCGGCCTGCGCGCCGACTGCGACGAAACCGAAACCCACCAGCGCACCGGCTGTCGCTTCCACCCCAGCTACCTGCCGGCCCGCCTGCGTTGGCTCCATCGCTCTGACCCCGCCCGTTTCGCCCAGGTCGCTCGCTGGCTCTCCATCGGCGAATACCTCGAACTCAGACTCTTCGGCGAGACCGCCGTCAGCTACTACGTTGCCTCGTGGACCGGCCTGCTCGACCGCCGCCAACTCATTTGGGACGCCCCCCTCCTCTCCCAATCTCCAATCTCCAATCTCCATCTCTCCCCCCTCACTGACTTCAACCGCCCCCGTTTTGATTTGCGCCCCGCCTTCGCCGCCCGCTGGCCCGCCCTGACGCACGTCCCCTGGTTCCCGGCCATCGGCGATGGCGCCGCCGCCAACATCGGCAGCGGCGCCACCGGCCCGAGTCGCGTGGCCCTGACCGTGGGCACCACCGCCGCCCTGCGCGTCGTGCTCGAAACCGACATCCCCACCCTGCCGCCCGGACTGTGGTGCTATCGCGTGGATAGACGGCGCTCGCTGCCGGGCGGGGCTTTGACCGAGGGTGGGAACGTGTACGCCTGGATGGGCGAGAGCTTGCAGCTGGGCGACCGGGAAGCGGTGGAATCTGCCCTTTCCGCTCTGCCGCCCGACGGCCACGGCCTCACCATCCTCCCCTTCTTCTCCGGTGAGCGTGCGCCCGGCTGGGCAGGCGACGCCCGCGCCACCATTCACGGCCTGACTCTGGGGACAACGCCGCTTGATATTCTGCGCGCCGGCATGGAAGCCGTGGCCTATCGCATCGCCCTCGTCTATGACATGCTCGCCTCGTTGCTGCCCGGCGAGGCGCAAATCATCGCCAGCGGCGGCGCCCTGGCGGCCTCGCTCACCTGGTTGCAGATCATGGCCGACGCTCTGGGCCGGCCGATCACACTCTCCCAGGCCGCCGAAGCCACCGCCCGCGGCGTCGCCCTGCTTGCGCTCGCAGCCCTGGGACTCCTGCCCGGCCTCGCCGCCGCCCCCGACCTGCTCGGCCCCACCTGCGCGCCTGACCCCGAACGGCACGCCCTCTACCGGCGCGCCATCGCCCGGCAGCAGGACTTGTACGCCCGGCTGGTGAGGTGA